In the genome of Streptomyces sp. NBC_00259, the window AGCAGGGGGTCCGCGTAGGGAGCCCGGAGCCGTACGGCGAGATGGGCGAGCAGCGCGAGCAGACCGAGCCCGGCGCCGTAGGCGAGGGCGTCCGGAGGAACGGCGCCGTTCCTGGTGAGGCCGACGTCGACGTAGCCGTAGACGGAGACGAGGACGGCGCAGACGAGCAGCGAGAGCTCGACCCCCCGCCCATGTGCCGGGCGGGGTGCGGGCGGGGGAGTCTCCGCCGTCGTTGCGGTCATGCGACGCAACGTAGCAAGCGGGGGTGTTATGTCTGCCTATCTGTGGACTCTGCCCGCTCCATGTCGGTGTGGTCGGTGGCACGGTCGTCGTCGGCACGGTCGACGGCGTGGTCGGCGGCGGTGTCGGTCTCGACGGCGGAGTGGTCGTCGGCGGCGGTGTCGGACTCCGGACAGTCCGCGAGGTGGACGTACTCGGGCAGCGTCAGCCGGGCGACCGCCCCGCCCTCCTGCGCGTTCCCGAACTCCAGCTCCGCGCCGATCACCGCCGCCTGTCCCACCGCGATCGTGAGCCCCAGGCCATGGCCCTTGCCACCCGACTCCGTACGGAAGCGCTGCGGGCCGTGCTCCAGCAGGTACTCCGGATAGCCCGTGCCGTGGTCCCGGACCGACACCACCGGCCCGTCCACCGACACCACCACCGGCCGCTCGCCGTGCTTGTGGGCATTGGCGATCAGATTGCCGAGCACCCGCTCGAGGCGACGCTTGTCCGTCTCGACACGCGTCGCGCGGACGATCAGCAGATCCGTTTCTGCACCGGAGGAACGCGACATCCGCACGACCCGCTCGGCCAGCGGCACCAGTTCGTGGATGTCGAGATCGACCGTCTCCCCGCCCGCGTCCAGCCGCGATATCTCCAGCAGGTCCTCGGTCAGCGCCCGCATCGTTCGCACCCGGTCCCGCACCAGCTCCGCCGGACGGCCCGGCGGCAGCAGCTCGGCCGCCGCGGACAGTCCCGTCAGAGGAGTACGCAGCTCGTGCGCCACGTCCGCGGTGAAGCGCTGCTCGCTCAGCAGCTTGCCCTGCAGCGTGGAGGCCATCGTGTCCAGTGCGCCGGAGACCGTGGCGACCTCGTCCTCGGGACGCGAAGGATCCTTCGTACGGGGGTCGTTGACGCGCGCGTCCAGGTCGCCGGCGCTGATCCGCCGTGCCACTTGCGCCGTCAGATGGAGCCGGCGCGTGACCCGGGTCACCGCGAACGCGCCCATCAGCAGCGTCGTACCGATGGCCAGCACCGAGGAGCCGAGGATGGCCCGGTCGAGACCCGTGATCGTCTGCGCGCTCAGCGAGTAGTCGATCCGTACGGCGAGCGCACGGCCGTCCGCCGGGCCCGCCGCCCACATCGTCGGCCGCCCGTCGACGTCGGAGACCACCGTGCCGCGCTGTCCGCGCAGCGCGAGCGCCCGCAGCTCGGCCGGCAGGCCCGGCGGATCCACCGCGCCGAACCGGCCCATCGGCTCGCCGGCCTCGTACGCCTCGGTCATGTCCTCCAGCTTGGACAGCGCCTTCTCGCGGGCCTGGTCGACCGTCTGGCGCGTCACGGACACATGCACCAGCGCGCCGAGCAGCGCCGCGAGCGCACAGCACATGACGGCGATGAAGACGGCGGCCTTCCAGGTGAGCGTGGCGGTCCAGGCGGGCAGCCGAGGGCGGCGCGGCCGCCTACGGCGGCGGGTCACGGGGCGACGGCTCATCGGGCGTCCGCCGGCGGCTCGGTGGCTCCGGGCCTGGACGGCTTGACCCGGATGATCTCGTCGCGGGCGGGAAGCATCGCCCGCTGCTGCTCGTCCCAGGACCAGGCCGTGCGGTACTCGTACCCGGGGATCCCCGCGGAGACGGCACGCAGGATCAGGTCACGGCCCGCCAGCTCGACGCTGACGATCGGCTCCACGTCGGACATGATGCGCGTCAGCCCGCCCTTCTCCGGCATGTA includes:
- a CDS encoding HAMP domain-containing sensor histidine kinase, with translation MSRRPVTRRRRRPRRPRLPAWTATLTWKAAVFIAVMCCALAALLGALVHVSVTRQTVDQAREKALSKLEDMTEAYEAGEPMGRFGAVDPPGLPAELRALALRGQRGTVVSDVDGRPTMWAAGPADGRALAVRIDYSLSAQTITGLDRAILGSSVLAIGTTLLMGAFAVTRVTRRLHLTAQVARRISAGDLDARVNDPRTKDPSRPEDEVATVSGALDTMASTLQGKLLSEQRFTADVAHELRTPLTGLSAAAELLPPGRPAELVRDRVRTMRALTEDLLEISRLDAGGETVDLDIHELVPLAERVVRMSRSSGAETDLLIVRATRVETDKRRLERVLGNLIANAHKHGERPVVVSVDGPVVSVRDHGTGYPEYLLEHGPQRFRTESGGKGHGLGLTIAVGQAAVIGAELEFGNAQEGGAVARLTLPEYVHLADCPESDTAADDHSAVETDTAADHAVDRADDDRATDHTDMERAESTDRQT